In bacterium, a single genomic region encodes these proteins:
- a CDS encoding GNAT family N-acetyltransferase has translation MEYRIVTAEPEHCPLFPEIEHRCAQVFAEEDLPEPLRSTPNPEAIFRDAQANGLLWAVVHQTNIPVGFLLAELVDGNFHIKEMDIHPAHARKGLGGSLLEHVFNIASERNFSHITLTTFKHLPWNKRFYQKYEFNSLNDSEMGVELREILRQEEAAGLRNRVAMRREITT, from the coding sequence ATGGAATATCGAATTGTAACTGCAGAGCCAGAGCACTGCCCTCTCTTTCCAGAAATTGAGCATAGATGTGCTCAGGTGTTTGCAGAAGAAGATCTCCCAGAACCACTGCGATCGACACCAAACCCTGAAGCTATTTTTCGGGATGCTCAGGCAAATGGGCTCCTATGGGCAGTGGTTCATCAAACGAACATTCCAGTAGGCTTTTTACTGGCAGAGCTCGTCGACGGAAACTTCCATATTAAAGAAATGGATATTCATCCAGCTCATGCCCGCAAAGGCCTGGGAGGGAGCCTACTCGAGCATGTGTTCAATATTGCCAGTGAGCGAAACTTCTCCCATATCACTCTAACAACATTCAAACACCTACCATGGAACAAGCGCTTCTATCAAAAATACGAATTTAACTCACTCAATGATTCTGAGATGGGAGTCGAATTACGGGAGATCTTGCGTCAAGAAGAGGCGGCAGGACTGAGAAACCGAGTCGCTATGCGTCGAGAGATCACTACGTAA
- a CDS encoding ATPase produces the protein MTHECCHEERESFSFDRRLKITVLLFTSILLCSFLPIPILQPLHESLLSYLAKIWWAVLLGLLLGGVIDYFVPEGFVAKYLGQKSLKSLLYAVVSGFLLSTCSHGILALVIQLHKKGASNAAIVAVLLAAPWANLPITFLLIGFFGWKSLLFIGAAMLIAMITGLIFLALEQFGLIEESPIAVELEDYSWDRIRHFDLKRSVRGVLSGIVSLSNMVLWWILIGFLFAAFIGAYVPSHIFMTYFGPSFGGLLLTLLAATFIEVCSEGSAPIAFEIFQQVGTLGNPFVFLMAGVVTDYTEIGLLWVNIGWRVALFLPLVTVPQVLVVGYLLNQFP, from the coding sequence ATGACGCATGAATGTTGCCATGAAGAAAGGGAATCTTTCTCCTTTGATCGTCGTCTGAAGATCACCGTACTCCTTTTCACGAGTATTTTACTTTGCTCATTTTTACCTATTCCGATACTCCAGCCGCTCCATGAGAGTCTTCTTTCTTATTTAGCCAAGATTTGGTGGGCAGTTTTGCTTGGATTATTGCTGGGAGGAGTAATCGACTACTTTGTGCCTGAGGGGTTTGTAGCGAAGTATTTAGGACAAAAATCCCTCAAATCGCTGCTTTATGCTGTGGTTTCTGGATTCCTTTTATCGACGTGTTCTCATGGTATTCTGGCGCTTGTGATTCAACTGCATAAGAAGGGAGCGAGTAATGCAGCGATAGTGGCGGTTTTGCTTGCGGCTCCGTGGGCGAATCTTCCGATTACTTTTTTATTGATTGGATTTTTTGGCTGGAAGTCTTTGTTATTCATCGGCGCTGCTATGTTGATAGCGATGATAACGGGGCTCATTTTTTTAGCGCTTGAGCAGTTTGGGCTGATAGAGGAGTCGCCTATTGCTGTCGAGCTTGAGGACTATTCTTGGGATCGGATCAGGCATTTCGACCTGAAGCGCAGCGTCAGGGGAGTACTCTCTGGAATCGTGTCCTTATCGAATATGGTGCTGTGGTGGATTCTGATAGGATTTCTGTTTGCTGCATTTATCGGAGCCTATGTTCCCAGTCACATCTTTATGACGTATTTTGGACCATCGTTTGGTGGCCTCCTACTAACGCTCCTCGCGGCTACGTTCATTGAAGTATGTAGTGAGGGGAGCGCTCCAATCGCTTTTGAAATCTTCCAGCAAGTTGGAACGCTCGGAAACCCATTTGTCTTTTTAATGGCTGGGGTTGTTACTGATTATACTGAGATAGGTCTTTTATGGGTAAATATTGGTTGGCGTGTTGCATTATTTCTTCCTCTCGTTACTGTTCCCCAGGTGCTCGTGGTCGGGTATCTCCTGAACCAGTTTCCTTAG
- a CDS encoding porin family protein, with translation MVRCLQSTLFFLFLSPALCLGLDLYIMGSMWEPSDTERTFGYGAGVSLPMITDYLRLDGRVYFFEENDQDNDESFELIPVDLGLQIHLEPDNDFNPYLLAGISYMLVDGEQVDIDDDFGGYFGAGLEYGLNKTFRLFGEAQYRIAELGSERTLFDDVNVSGFAANFGFKIHL, from the coding sequence ATGGTCAGATGTCTTCAATCAACGCTATTCTTCTTGTTCTTAAGCCCTGCGCTCTGTCTTGGATTAGACCTCTATATTATGGGAAGTATGTGGGAGCCTAGCGATACCGAACGGACTTTCGGATACGGCGCTGGGGTCAGCCTCCCAATGATTACAGACTATCTCCGCCTTGATGGACGGGTGTATTTCTTTGAAGAGAATGATCAAGATAATGATGAGTCGTTTGAACTCATACCCGTTGATCTTGGATTACAAATTCACTTAGAGCCAGATAATGACTTTAATCCCTACCTCCTTGCCGGGATTTCCTACATGCTCGTCGATGGAGAGCAAGTCGATATTGATGATGATTTCGGCGGGTACTTCGGAGCCGGACTTGAATATGGCTTGAACAAGACTTTTCGACTTTTTGGCGAGGCCCAATATCGTATCGCCGAACTGGGAAGTGAACGAACACTATTTGATGATGTAAACGTAAGCGGTTTTGCAGCAAACTTTGGATTCAAAATACATCTGTAA